AAAGAGAACCTGCCACTAAGATAAGAGGAAGTAAAACATAAATGTTGGCAATTGTTTTGAACTCTTGATCAATTGAGATAAATCCATTTTCTCGAGAGAGAGTCTGAGTTAAAACAATGGCTTGAGGAAAGGCAAAAACCAAAGTTAAAAGCCTAGTGATAACATTAATTTTTTTTCTTCCAAGCGGTCCTGATTGAGACATTTTTTGAATTGGAGGAAAGAGTTTAGACTGTAAAATTGTCATAATCAAAGAGGCTGTAATAAAGGGGTTAATCCCTAATGAGACAATTGAAAATTGTCTTAGACCTCCACCACCTACTATGTTTAAAATACCAAAAAATGCTGATTGATTTAATTGTGAGGCATTAACAATTTTCACAAAAGGTGCTGTAATTGTTCCAGCTACAATAAAGATGGTAATTAAAAATAGTGTAAAAATTAATTTTCTAACCAATTCCTTTGTTGATCAAAAATCTGTCCACTTATGTTTAAATGACAAAAATTTTTCAGAAATAAACAAAGAAAAGGATCCAAAATATTTTCCAAATCCTTTTTTCATTTTTATAATACCTCTACTTTTCCTCCAAGCGATTCAACTGCTTGAATCGCACTTTGGCTAGCAGAGTGAACATGGATAGTTAACTTTTTGGTTAATTTTCCATTAGCCAATAATTTAACAGGCAAAGTTCTTTTAGTAACTAAGCGCTTTTCATAGATTTTTTCTAAATCTACAACTTCGTTTTCCAAAAAGTGTTTTTCAAGAGCTTCAAGTGAAAGGGGTTGGTATTCAATGTGGTTAATATTTTTAAAACCTCTTTTTGGAAGTCTTCTAAATCAAGGATTTTGTCCACCTTCAAAACCTAATCTAACTTTAGATCTTTTTCTTTGACCAGACTGTCCTTTACCAGCTTGTTTACCTTTACCAGCTGCATGACCTCTACCTTTACGGTGTTTTTCTTTTCTTGAGCCTGGTGTTGATTTCAATGAATGTAATTCCATTTTTATCCCCTTTTTAACTTATTATATCTTGGACTTTAAGACCTCTTAAAGCCGCAATTTCTTCAACTGTTCTCATTTTTTTAAGAGTTTCTACAGTTGCTTTAACAGTGTTCATTTTAGTTCTTGAACCATAACTTTTTGCATAAATATCAGTGTAGCCAGCTAATTCCATAACGGCTCTGACAGCTCCTGAGGCAATGATTCCTTTTCCTTTAGGAGCTGATTTAATAATAACTTTTGAAGATAAGAATTTTCCGCTCATTTCATGAGGAACTGTTGATTCATTAATGATTGGAACTGTAATTAAGTGATTTTGTGCATCTTTAATAGCTTTTTTGATTGCATCAGGAACTTCGTTTGCTTTACCGTGGCCATAACCTACTTTACCTTTTTTGTTTCCCACAACTACAAAAGCTGAAAATGAGAATCTTCTTCCACCTTTAACAACT
The sequence above is a segment of the Mycoplasmopsis pulmonis genome. Coding sequences within it:
- the rplO gene encoding 50S ribosomal protein L15 encodes the protein MELHSLKSTPGSRKEKHRKGRGHAAGKGKQAGKGQSGQRKRSKVRLGFEGGQNPWFRRLPKRGFKNINHIEYQPLSLEALEKHFLENEVVDLEKIYEKRLVTKRTLPVKLLANGKLTKKLTIHVHSASQSAIQAVESLGGKVEVL
- the rpsE gene encoding 30S ribosomal protein S5 gives rise to the protein MEKEKNKKFDSSSFKKEEKSNLAWKKEAKATKEIIKKDDEMEVVTEESQSKNEGNFKARRKVKKVISKPKTEFSEKIVDIARVTKVVKGGRRFSFSAFVVVGNKKGKVGYGHGKANEVPDAIKKAIKDAQNHLITVPIINESTVPHEMSGKFLSSKVIIKSAPKGKGIIASGAVRAVMELAGYTDIYAKSYGSRTKMNTVKATVETLKKMRTVEEIAALRGLKVQDIIS